In one Amaranthus tricolor cultivar Red isolate AtriRed21 chromosome 8, ASM2621246v1, whole genome shotgun sequence genomic region, the following are encoded:
- the LOC130820539 gene encoding plastoglobule-localized metallopeptidase 48, chloroplastic: MAASLSLSSISISSHPGIHSFVLNSNPNFVNFRFPSAIRNCKLHVSVCRASAASSTVVFRNLDADDFRHPLDRQNTLILRAIPGLDEIGKIILGSMTEQVMFLENIGTSLLVSNNQLPELHQLIIDAAAILNLEPPDLYVRQSPVPNAYTLAISGKRPFVVVHTSLIELLSRKELQAVIAHELGHLKCDHGVWLTYANILALGAYTIPGIGGLIASSIEEQLLRWLRAAELTCDRAALLVAQDPKVVISVLMKLSGGCPSLADQLNVDAFLEQARSYDKASSNPMGWYIRNAQTRQLSHPLPVLRAREIDEWSRSREYNFLLQRGMPMNTLSA; the protein is encoded by the exons ATGGCGGCTTCTCTCTCTCTATCCTCAATTTCGATTTCTTCTCATCCTGGTATCCACTCTTTCGTCCTaaattcaaaccctaatttcgTTAATTTCAGATTTCCGTCAGCTATTCGGAACTGCAAACTTCATGTTTCAGTTTGCAGAGCATCAGCAGCTTCATCGACTGTTGTTTTCCGTAATCTCGATGCCGATGATTTCAGACATCCTCTTGATCGTCAA AATACGCTGATTTTGAGAGCAATTCCTGGATTAGATGAAATCGGCAAGATTATATTAg GATCCATGACGGAGCAGGTCATGTTTCTTGAGAACATAGGCACTTCATTGCTTGTTTCCAATAATCAG CTGCCTGAACTGCACCAGTTGATCATTGATGCTGCTGCAATATTGAATCTTGAGCCTCCTGATTTGTATGTTCGTCAGAGCCCTGTACCAAATGCATATACTCTGGCCATCAGCGGCAAAAGGCCGTTTGTAGTCGTCCACACAAGTCTTATTGAGCTTTTGTCTCGTAAAGAGTTGCAG GCTGTCATAGCCCACGAGTTGGGTCATTTGAAATGTGACCATGGCGTATGGCTGACATATGCAAATATTCTCGCTCTTGGGGCATACACCATACCTG GAATTGGTGGACTCATTGCTAGTAGCATAGAAGAGCAGTTATTACGTTGGCTCCGAGCAGCAGAGCTGACTTGTGATCGTGCAGCCCTTCTTGTTGCTCAGGATCCCAAG GTTGTCATATCGGTCCTGATGAAATTATCTGGGGGCTGCCCTTCCTTGGCGGACCAACTAAATGTAGATGCATTTTTGGAGCAAGCACGTTCTTATGATAAAGCTTCTTCAAACCCAATGGGATGGTATATAAG GAATGCTCAAACAAGGCAATTGTCTCACCCTCTTCCAGTGCTACGTGCTCGTGAGATTGATGAGTGGTCAAGAAGTCGagaatataattttcttttgcaGCGTGGGATGCCGATGAACACCCTGTCTGCTTAA
- the LOC130821482 gene encoding protein MAIN-LIKE 1-like, whose product MAMPGPVDPSVLTLQATHRSVAAWEGSTAQLVTRQHYQASTLRWEVDDRVLDVVELAGFRYIHRLLGGGLELDRALITALVERWRPETHTFHLTVGEATITLQDVAVIMGLPVEGQAVIGHGEGN is encoded by the coding sequence atggcgatgccgggcccagttgatccatcagtgcttacgcttcaggcgacacacaggagcgtagctgcgtgggagggctccactgcccaattggttactcgtcagcactaccaggcgagtacgttacggtgggaggtggatgacagggtattagacgtagtcgagctagctggtttcagatacattcaccggttgttgggcgggggcttagagctcgatcgagctcttatcactgcattggtggagaggtggaggccggagacacataccttccacctcacagttggcgaggcaacgatcacgttgcaagatgtggcagttatcaTGGGACTACCGGTTGAAGGACAAGCAGTCATTGGTCATGGGGAGGGAAATTGA